In Woeseia oceani, one DNA window encodes the following:
- the xsc gene encoding sulfoacetaldehyde acetyltransferase, giving the protein MTPSEAFVETMVAQGVTDIFGIMGSAFMDAMDIFEPAGIRFIPVVHEQGAAHMADGFSRVSGRHGVCIGQNGPGITNCVTGIAAAYWAHSPVVIVTPETGTMGMGLGGFQEANQLPVFQEFTKYQGHVNNPNRMAEFTARCFDRALTDLGPTQLNIPRDYFYGDLNVEIPEPIRIERGAGGKNALDQAAALLARAKFPVIISGGGVINANAVAECQALAERLGAPVVNSYLHNDSFPADHPLWCGPLGYQGSKASMNLLSRADVVLALGTRLGPFGTLPQYGLEYWPKDASVIQVDADHKMLGLVKEIAVGVCGDAGAAADAILSRISSETLACDATRDERASQIKNEKSAWEQELNDWIHEKDEFSLEAIKAADGRYMHPRQALRALEKALPTDAMVSTDIGNINSVANSYLRFKQPRSFFAAMSFGNCGYAFPTIIGAKVAAPERPAVAYVGDGAWGMSLMETMTCVRENIPVTAVVFNNGQWGAEKKNQVDFYNRRFVGGELENQSFAGIARAMGANGITVSDVADVGPALDDALQAQQKDGATTIVEVMCTQELGDPFRRDALSKPVRYLEKYQQYV; this is encoded by the coding sequence ATGACCCCCAGCGAAGCCTTTGTCGAAACGATGGTGGCACAAGGCGTTACCGATATCTTCGGCATCATGGGGTCCGCCTTCATGGATGCCATGGATATCTTCGAACCCGCCGGCATTCGCTTCATCCCGGTTGTGCATGAACAAGGCGCTGCACACATGGCCGATGGTTTCTCACGGGTAAGTGGACGGCACGGTGTCTGTATCGGCCAGAACGGTCCCGGCATCACCAATTGCGTTACCGGCATTGCCGCGGCGTACTGGGCCCATTCTCCGGTCGTCATCGTTACACCGGAAACCGGCACCATGGGCATGGGACTGGGCGGCTTCCAGGAAGCCAACCAGTTGCCGGTGTTCCAGGAATTCACGAAATACCAGGGCCATGTAAACAACCCGAATCGCATGGCTGAGTTCACCGCCCGCTGTTTCGATCGCGCGCTCACGGACCTGGGGCCGACCCAACTCAATATCCCGCGCGACTACTTCTACGGCGACCTAAATGTTGAGATTCCGGAGCCCATTCGTATTGAACGAGGCGCCGGCGGCAAAAATGCGCTGGACCAGGCGGCCGCATTGCTCGCCAGGGCCAAATTTCCCGTCATCATTTCCGGTGGCGGTGTCATCAATGCCAACGCCGTTGCCGAATGCCAGGCGCTCGCCGAGCGACTCGGCGCACCGGTCGTTAACAGCTATTTGCACAACGATTCCTTCCCCGCCGATCACCCACTCTGGTGTGGTCCGCTGGGCTATCAGGGTTCGAAAGCCAGCATGAACTTGCTCTCCAGGGCGGATGTCGTGCTCGCGCTCGGCACACGCCTGGGACCCTTCGGCACCTTGCCGCAGTACGGCCTTGAATACTGGCCCAAGGATGCCAGCGTTATTCAGGTCGACGCGGACCACAAGATGCTTGGTCTGGTCAAAGAGATCGCCGTCGGTGTTTGTGGTGATGCTGGCGCTGCGGCCGACGCAATCCTGAGCCGCATCAGCAGCGAGACACTCGCCTGTGATGCCACCAGGGACGAACGTGCCAGCCAGATCAAGAATGAAAAGAGCGCCTGGGAGCAGGAACTGAACGACTGGATACACGAAAAGGACGAGTTCAGCCTCGAGGCCATCAAAGCCGCGGATGGACGTTACATGCACCCGCGCCAGGCTTTGCGAGCACTGGAAAAAGCCTTGCCGACCGATGCCATGGTCTCCACCGACATTGGCAATATCAATTCGGTCGCGAACAGCTACCTGCGCTTCAAGCAGCCTCGCAGCTTCTTCGCCGCCATGAGTTTCGGCAATTGCGGTTACGCGTTCCCGACGATCATCGGTGCCAAGGTTGCGGCTCCCGAGCGACCAGCGGTCGCCTACGTCGGCGACGGCGCCTGGGGTATGAGCCTGATGGAAACCATGACCTGCGTGCGTGAGAACATTCCGGTGACTGCCGTTGTATTCAACAACGGCCAGTGGGGTGCCGAGAAGAAAAACCAGGTGGACTTCTACAACCGCCGCTTCGTTGGCGGCGAACTGGAGAATCAGAGCTTCGCTGGAATTGCTCGCGCGATGGGCGCCAACGGCATAACGGTCAGCGATGTAGCCGATGTCGGTCCGGCACTCGATGACGCCTTGCAAGCTCAACAGAAAGACGGTGCCACGACGATAGTCGAAGTGATGTGCACCCAGGAACTGGGCGACCCGTTCCGTCGGGATGCCCTGTCGAAGCCCGTGCGCTACCTCGAAAAATACCAGCAGTACGTCTGA
- a CDS encoding ABC transporter ATP-binding protein: MHALSIKNLQKTYPNGNQALKGIDFNVESGDFYALLGPNGAGKTTAIGIICSLVQKSGGSVEIFGHNIDRDLEAAKACLGLVPQEVNLNLFDTVQNIVLNQAGYYGLKRKIAHERAEKYLTELRLWDRRNDAARSLSGGMKRRLMIARALIHEPKLLILDEPTAGVDIEIRRSMWEFLRKINEAGTTIILTTHYLEEAESLCRHVAIIDGGQIIENARMSTILRKLQREVFILSLRDPLSAAPQLGGFEVARLDDTEIEVAIEAGRDLNELFAALSARGMSVQSLRNKANRLEELFLGLVDNKKQAGGDTAA; the protein is encoded by the coding sequence ATGCATGCACTATCCATCAAGAACCTCCAAAAAACCTACCCCAACGGCAATCAGGCGCTTAAAGGCATCGATTTCAATGTGGAATCGGGTGACTTCTACGCGCTGCTGGGACCCAACGGCGCCGGCAAGACGACGGCTATCGGCATTATCTGTTCGCTGGTGCAAAAGTCAGGCGGCAGCGTCGAGATCTTTGGTCACAACATTGACCGGGACCTCGAAGCGGCGAAAGCCTGTCTCGGTCTGGTGCCACAGGAAGTGAACCTCAATCTGTTCGACACGGTGCAAAACATTGTCTTGAATCAGGCCGGCTATTACGGGTTGAAGCGCAAAATTGCCCACGAGCGAGCCGAGAAGTACCTGACGGAACTGCGGCTCTGGGATCGTCGGAACGACGCTGCGCGCAGCCTGTCTGGCGGCATGAAACGCCGCTTGATGATTGCGCGGGCTTTGATTCACGAACCAAAGTTGCTGATCCTTGACGAGCCGACCGCCGGTGTCGATATCGAAATACGTCGCTCGATGTGGGAGTTTCTGCGCAAGATCAATGAAGCCGGAACAACGATAATTCTCACGACCCACTACCTTGAAGAAGCCGAAAGCTTGTGCCGGCATGTTGCCATTATCGACGGCGGACAGATCATCGAGAACGCCCGAATGAGCACTATTCTGCGCAAATTGCAGCGCGAAGTGTTCATCCTGAGCCTGCGCGATCCGCTGAGCGCGGCACCGCAACTGGGCGGCTTCGAGGTAGCGCGCCTGGACGATACCGAGATCGAAGTTGCCATAGAAGCGGGCAGGGATCTGAACGAGTTGTTTGCGGCGCTAAGTGCCCGGGGTATGTCCGTGCAAAGTCTGCGCAACAAGGCGAATCGGCTGGAAGAGCTGTTTCTTGGCCTGGTCGACAACAAGAAGCAGGCGGGCGGAGACACAGCAGCATGA
- a CDS encoding aminotransferase family protein, giving the protein MQAIEKNQSYDDIKRMDRDGVWHHLTQHSVFEHKYPTIMARAAGMNIWDIDGNQYLDAVSGGLWTVNVGYGRERIANAVRDQLVEMCYFAGVSGTIPGALFADKLLSKMPGLSRVYLSSSGSEANEKAFKIVRQIAHLRHNGQKHKIIYRERDYHGTTISTLSASGQEERRGQYGPFTPGFVEMPHCSRYRSQYGDVHDYGERAARELEAVIQREGPDSVGAVILEPITAGGGVITPPEGYWKIIQEICRQYQLLLILDEVVCGVGRTGKWFGYQHYDVQPDIVTMAKGVASGYAPISCTVTTEDVFQQFVADPADRMAYFRDVSTFGGCASGPAAALENLRIIEDESLLDNVVDMGAYLMDRLLELKQRHAMVGDVRGKGLFAGLELVSDRHTKEPVAEAVVAGIAADCMAHGVIIGRTNRSFQKFNNTLALSPAFIANQRDIDAIVDALDAALGRATGPV; this is encoded by the coding sequence ATGCAGGCGATCGAGAAGAATCAGAGTTACGACGACATCAAACGGATGGATCGCGACGGTGTCTGGCATCACCTGACGCAGCACAGTGTTTTCGAGCACAAGTACCCGACGATCATGGCGCGTGCCGCTGGCATGAACATCTGGGATATCGACGGCAACCAGTATCTCGATGCCGTATCCGGTGGACTGTGGACCGTCAATGTTGGCTACGGACGCGAAAGAATCGCCAATGCTGTGCGTGATCAACTGGTTGAGATGTGCTATTTCGCCGGAGTTTCCGGAACGATCCCCGGCGCGTTGTTTGCCGATAAATTGCTGAGCAAGATGCCCGGTCTGTCGCGGGTCTATCTGTCGAGTTCCGGATCGGAAGCCAATGAGAAAGCTTTCAAGATCGTTCGCCAGATTGCGCATCTGCGGCACAACGGACAAAAGCACAAGATCATCTACCGCGAACGTGATTACCACGGCACGACAATCTCGACGCTCAGCGCATCGGGCCAGGAAGAACGGCGCGGGCAGTACGGTCCGTTCACGCCGGGGTTCGTCGAGATGCCTCACTGCTCCCGCTATCGAAGTCAGTATGGCGATGTGCACGACTACGGTGAGCGGGCCGCCCGTGAGTTGGAAGCTGTAATCCAGCGCGAGGGGCCGGACAGTGTCGGCGCAGTGATTCTCGAGCCGATTACCGCGGGTGGCGGGGTCATCACTCCGCCAGAGGGCTACTGGAAAATCATTCAGGAGATCTGCCGGCAGTACCAGCTGCTGCTGATTCTGGACGAGGTGGTGTGTGGTGTCGGGCGGACCGGCAAGTGGTTTGGCTATCAGCACTACGACGTACAACCCGATATCGTCACGATGGCCAAAGGTGTTGCATCGGGCTACGCGCCGATTTCCTGCACCGTCACTACCGAGGATGTGTTCCAGCAGTTCGTCGCCGACCCGGCAGACCGAATGGCCTACTTCCGCGATGTGTCAACGTTCGGTGGTTGTGCCTCGGGACCGGCCGCTGCGCTGGAAAACCTGCGCATCATCGAGGACGAAAGCCTGCTTGATAACGTCGTCGATATGGGTGCTTACCTGATGGATCGCCTTCTCGAGCTGAAACAACGGCATGCCATGGTCGGTGACGTGCGTGGCAAAGGGCTTTTTGCAGGTCTGGAGCTGGTCAGCGACCGGCATACCAAAGAACCGGTTGCCGAAGCCGTTGTTGCCGGCATAGCCGCCGACTGTATGGCGCATGGCGTGATCATCGGCCGCACTAACCGGAGCTTCCAGAAGTTCAACAACACATTGGCCCTGAGCCCGGCGTTCATTGCCAATCAACGGGACATCGATGCCATTGTGGATGCGTTGGATGCCGCCCTTGGGCGGGCAACAGGACCCGTTTGA
- a CDS encoding amidohydrolase translates to MVRSAVRRCLGLAAVALPLIAFGAESETGPATDRVPFASSYQPLPAQAVLLKNATILTGTGQRLEHGDVLIADGRIRQVGSDLAAGAASEYDASGLWLTPGIIDVHSHIGVYSNPGVEGHSDGNESVAPNTAEVWAEHSVWPQDPAFITALAGGITTLQILPGSANLFGGRGVTLKAVPGVSVMDMKFPDAPYGMKMACGENPKRLYKSRRRSPATRMGNIAVVREAWIDATEYRDKLQAHAEGHGKKPKRDLELETLAGALNGEILVHNHCYRADEMSLMIDVAHEFGYQITAFHHAVEAYKIADKLRDNGICSAIWADWWGAKMEAFDGIPANGVILDQADACVVVHSDSKVGIQRLNQEAAKIMRAAAEVDIEIAPEHAIQWISKNAAEALGILEQTGTVEPGKMADLVLWSHNPFSVYARPVRVYIDGAVAFDLDDQSANPVSDFSLGTTSLHEAQP, encoded by the coding sequence ATGGTGCGCTCAGCTGTTCGTCGCTGCCTCGGTCTGGCCGCCGTGGCATTGCCGCTCATCGCCTTTGGCGCTGAGTCCGAAACCGGGCCCGCGACGGACAGGGTTCCGTTTGCCAGCAGTTACCAACCACTGCCGGCACAAGCCGTACTATTGAAGAATGCGACGATTCTGACCGGCACCGGTCAGCGGCTGGAGCATGGCGATGTACTGATTGCAGACGGCCGAATCCGCCAGGTGGGCAGCGACCTTGCTGCAGGGGCCGCCAGCGAATACGACGCGAGTGGCCTGTGGCTGACTCCCGGCATCATCGACGTGCATTCGCACATTGGGGTTTACTCCAATCCCGGTGTCGAAGGCCACTCGGACGGCAACGAATCCGTTGCGCCCAACACGGCAGAAGTCTGGGCGGAACACAGTGTCTGGCCGCAGGACCCGGCCTTCATTACAGCTTTGGCCGGCGGTATCACCACGCTGCAAATACTGCCCGGTTCCGCCAACCTGTTTGGCGGCCGCGGCGTAACCTTGAAGGCAGTGCCCGGTGTGTCCGTCATGGACATGAAATTCCCGGACGCGCCGTACGGCATGAAAATGGCGTGTGGCGAAAACCCGAAACGGCTGTACAAGAGTCGCCGACGTTCGCCAGCTACGCGCATGGGCAATATTGCCGTTGTGCGCGAGGCCTGGATCGATGCCACCGAATACCGCGACAAGCTGCAGGCCCATGCCGAGGGCCACGGCAAAAAGCCCAAACGCGACCTCGAGCTGGAGACACTCGCCGGCGCATTGAATGGCGAGATTCTCGTTCACAACCATTGCTACCGTGCCGACGAGATGTCGCTGATGATCGACGTCGCCCACGAGTTTGGCTACCAGATCACCGCGTTCCACCATGCGGTCGAAGCCTACAAAATTGCCGACAAGTTAAGAGACAACGGCATCTGCTCCGCGATCTGGGCGGATTGGTGGGGCGCAAAAATGGAGGCCTTCGACGGCATACCGGCGAACGGGGTAATTCTGGATCAGGCCGACGCCTGCGTCGTAGTGCATTCCGACAGCAAGGTCGGCATCCAGCGATTGAATCAGGAAGCCGCAAAAATCATGCGTGCCGCGGCCGAAGTCGATATCGAGATAGCTCCCGAACACGCCATTCAGTGGATCTCGAAGAACGCCGCCGAAGCACTGGGAATACTCGAGCAAACCGGCACCGTCGAACCGGGCAAAATGGCTGACCTGGTGCTCTGGAGTCACAATCCGTTCAGCGTTTACGCCCGGCCTGTGCGGGTGTACATCGATGGCGCCGTCGCATTTGACCTTGACGACCAAAGTGCGAACCCGGTCTCTGATTTCAGCCTCGGGACGACCAGCCTGCACGAGGCACAACCATGA
- the pdxR gene encoding MocR-like pyridoxine biosynthesis transcription factor PdxR: MKAKSGASLQKQIVEQIVAAIAQGHITAETPLPPSRILASQLGVARNTVTLAYQRLKEDGYLLSRERSGYFVNPEFLNQIPVSRPVPEPVENAQTPDWDSRLKISLSEQRNIRKPQDWQHYKYPFIYGQVDHSLFPTNHWRECCRDAVSVGAIRDWANDHVDNDDSVLIDQIHKQILPRRGIWAEPDQILITVGAQHALYMLARLLLSADVTVGIEDPGYVDFRNIASLSGARIRGLPIDENGLILSPDIDECDYLYATPSHQSPTTITMSLQRRYELLERAVSSSFVIIEDDYESEIAFSDNPTPALKSLDCNERVIYVGSLSKTLAPGLRMGYVVGSTRFIAELRQLRRLMIRHPAANNQRSVALFLARGYHDALTRALVGAYRERYAVLKQALNSYMPSATLSESVGGSCVWVQGPAGLNAGLLRKRAAAAGILIEAGDIHFLGAEPPRNYFRLGFSSIPLEKIEPGIRELGRIADQLMNDSAA; encoded by the coding sequence TTGAAGGCCAAGAGCGGTGCCAGCCTGCAGAAGCAGATTGTTGAACAGATCGTCGCCGCTATCGCGCAGGGTCACATCACAGCCGAAACGCCGCTACCACCCAGTCGCATTCTGGCCAGCCAGCTAGGCGTTGCCCGCAACACGGTTACGCTGGCCTACCAGCGCCTGAAAGAAGACGGCTACCTGTTGTCGCGCGAACGCAGTGGCTATTTCGTCAATCCCGAGTTCCTGAATCAAATCCCAGTCAGCCGCCCGGTCCCGGAGCCGGTCGAAAACGCGCAGACGCCGGACTGGGACAGTCGCCTGAAAATCAGCCTTTCCGAGCAGCGCAACATCAGAAAGCCGCAGGACTGGCAGCACTACAAATACCCGTTCATCTACGGGCAAGTCGATCACAGCCTGTTTCCGACCAATCACTGGCGGGAATGTTGTCGCGATGCAGTCAGCGTTGGCGCGATACGTGACTGGGCCAACGATCACGTGGACAACGATGACTCAGTACTGATCGATCAGATACACAAGCAGATACTGCCGCGGCGCGGAATCTGGGCGGAACCCGATCAGATACTGATCACCGTGGGCGCACAGCATGCACTGTACATGCTGGCGCGCTTGCTGCTGTCAGCGGATGTCACGGTGGGTATCGAAGATCCCGGCTACGTCGATTTTCGAAACATTGCCTCGTTGAGTGGCGCCCGGATCCGCGGCCTGCCTATCGATGAAAACGGCCTGATCCTCTCGCCGGACATCGACGAATGCGATTACCTGTACGCCACTCCCAGTCACCAGTCGCCGACGACAATAACGATGTCGCTGCAGCGGCGTTACGAACTGCTCGAACGGGCAGTCAGTTCGAGTTTCGTCATTATCGAAGATGACTATGAGAGTGAAATTGCGTTCTCGGACAACCCGACGCCCGCCCTCAAGAGTCTCGATTGCAACGAGCGGGTCATTTACGTCGGCAGCCTGTCAAAAACACTGGCCCCTGGCCTGCGCATGGGCTACGTGGTCGGCTCTACCCGCTTCATTGCAGAGTTGCGCCAGCTTCGCCGTCTGATGATCAGGCACCCGGCCGCCAACAATCAACGGTCAGTGGCGCTGTTTCTTGCCCGTGGCTACCACGATGCATTGACGCGTGCGCTGGTCGGCGCCTACCGGGAGCGCTACGCTGTACTCAAACAAGCGCTCAACAGCTACATGCCCAGCGCGACATTGTCGGAATCGGTTGGCGGTTCGTGTGTCTGGGTTCAGGGCCCCGCCGGTCTCAATGCCGGACTGCTGCGCAAGCGCGCCGCCGCCGCGGGTATTCTCATTGAAGCCGGCGATATCCATTTCCTGGGCGCCGAACCTCCACGCAACTATTTCAGACTCGGCTTTTCGTCGATTCCGCTGGAAAAAATCGAACCGGGCATTCGCGAACTCGGACGCATCGCCGACCAATTGATGAACGATTCCGCCGCCTAG
- a CDS encoding SOS response-associated peptidase: MCGRFAFYSPSEATAALFGVNDALPVEARYNIAPTQYVAAIREDKDNGRQLLMLRWGLVPFWAKDPSIGNRMINARAETVAEKPSFRAAYKQRRSLILADGFYEWRKEGDGKTPYFISKASGEPLAFAGLWETWQNKDSGETLQSTTIVTTAANDFMQQLHLRMPVVVEPELADAWLQCAEQALPAAIAAMPRMQAWPVSKAVNNARNEGKQLLTQAGASLRQE; encoded by the coding sequence GTGTGCGGGCGCTTCGCCTTTTATTCACCAAGTGAAGCTACCGCGGCGCTGTTCGGCGTCAACGACGCGCTGCCGGTAGAGGCGCGCTACAACATCGCGCCAACCCAATACGTGGCAGCGATCCGCGAAGACAAAGACAATGGCCGGCAACTGCTCATGTTGCGTTGGGGCCTGGTCCCGTTCTGGGCCAAAGACCCGTCGATCGGCAATCGTATGATCAATGCGCGTGCTGAGACGGTAGCGGAGAAGCCTTCGTTCCGCGCAGCCTACAAGCAGCGCCGCAGCCTCATTCTCGCCGACGGCTTTTACGAATGGCGCAAGGAAGGCGACGGCAAGACGCCTTATTTCATTTCGAAAGCCAGTGGAGAACCGCTGGCCTTTGCTGGCTTGTGGGAAACCTGGCAGAACAAGGACAGCGGTGAAACGCTGCAATCGACGACCATCGTCACGACGGCTGCCAATGATTTCATGCAGCAATTGCATTTACGCATGCCGGTGGTGGTCGAACCGGAACTTGCGGATGCCTGGTTGCAGTGTGCTGAGCAAGCTCTGCCCGCTGCGATCGCCGCGATGCCCCGGATGCAGGCCTGGCCGGTTTCGAAAGCGGTGAACAACGCACGCAATGAAGGTAAGCAACTGCTCACTCAGGCGGGGGCGTCGCTACGCCAGGAGTAA
- a CDS encoding FlhC family transcriptional regulator has product MRLTDDRYASERCRFELALRMIRHEARTRTIRDCTGLSDDRIRKVYATYFRDQRGPQIRRRRGKSPQQVTLFVKNPFYQLEASTLVALFCANLLLRIDHENAIHPCWPRPDVEYGHRLCRAFETYQLLHRRPQLNFEWAWNLLQNISRNDELVLSICTDCNTRYVQDAYALDHHTCPGCEIARQRRCGKRATAIPA; this is encoded by the coding sequence ATGCGACTGACCGATGACCGTTACGCCTCTGAGCGTTGCCGCTTCGAGCTGGCGCTGCGCATGATTCGTCACGAGGCCCGCACCCGTACCATCCGTGACTGCACCGGCCTGAGTGACGACCGGATTCGCAAAGTGTACGCGACCTATTTCCGCGATCAGCGCGGCCCGCAGATCCGCCGCCGACGCGGCAAGTCACCGCAACAGGTCACTCTGTTCGTCAAGAACCCGTTCTATCAATTGGAAGCAAGCACCCTGGTGGCACTGTTCTGCGCCAATCTGCTGCTGCGCATTGACCATGAAAACGCGATACACCCTTGCTGGCCCCGCCCTGATGTCGAGTATGGCCACCGCTTGTGTCGCGCGTTCGAGACCTACCAACTGTTGCACCGCCGGCCACAACTGAACTTTGAATGGGCCTGGAATCTGCTGCAAAACATCTCGCGGAATGACGAGCTGGTGTTGTCTATCTGTACTGACTGCAACACCCGCTACGTACAGGATGCGTATGCGCTGGATCACCACACCTGTCCCGGCTGCGAAATCGCCCGGCAACGTCGTTGCGGCAAACGTGCGACGGCAATTCCTGCGTAA
- a CDS encoding ABC transporter permease gives MNIALNWIGLKTIVTKEVIRVLRIWIQTIVPPAIMMTLYFVIFGNLIGSRIGLIEGAPYMQYIAPGLIMMAVITNSYGNVVSSFFGAKFGRHVEEMLVSPMSNATIILGHVAGGVIRGLLVGGLVTLIALGFTRLHVEHPFITLSMVVLSSTVFALAGFINAMFARKFDDIAIVPTFVLTPLTYLGGVFYSISMLPEFWQSVSKLNPILYMVNAFRYGILGTSDIGIVYAYAIVCTFVVVLFSVCLVLMNRGVGIRE, from the coding sequence ATGAATATCGCCCTGAACTGGATCGGTCTCAAAACCATCGTTACCAAGGAAGTGATCCGGGTATTGCGTATCTGGATTCAGACCATCGTTCCGCCCGCCATTATGATGACGCTGTATTTCGTGATCTTTGGCAATTTGATCGGTAGCCGGATCGGCCTGATTGAAGGCGCTCCTTACATGCAGTACATCGCGCCCGGACTGATCATGATGGCGGTCATTACCAATTCCTATGGCAATGTAGTGTCGTCGTTTTTCGGTGCGAAATTCGGCCGGCATGTCGAGGAAATGCTGGTCTCGCCGATGTCGAATGCCACAATTATTCTCGGTCATGTCGCAGGTGGTGTGATTCGCGGCTTGCTGGTTGGCGGGCTTGTGACCCTGATCGCGTTGGGTTTCACGCGACTGCATGTCGAGCACCCGTTCATAACCTTGTCCATGGTGGTTTTGTCGTCAACGGTGTTTGCACTGGCCGGCTTCATCAATGCGATGTTTGCCCGCAAATTTGATGACATTGCCATAGTGCCGACGTTTGTCCTGACGCCACTAACCTACCTCGGTGGTGTTTTCTATTCGATCTCGATGTTGCCGGAGTTCTGGCAATCCGTGTCGAAGCTGAATCCGATTCTGTACATGGTCAATGCATTCAGATACGGCATACTTGGCACCTCGGATATTGGCATCGTCTATGCGTACGCAATCGTTTGTACCTTCGTCGTCGTATTGTTCAGCGTCTGCCTGGTATTGATGAACCGCGGCGTTGGAATTCGCGAGTAG
- a CDS encoding amidohydrolase family protein → MKIRHIALSLALLPGALLAETLVIRNATVHTVGPQGVLKNASIVIDDGRITHVGEPLPTGRDDAIVIDAQGRMVTPGLFTPLGQLGLIEVKSVGSSVDSVRRGFQFSASFDVATAFNPNSTLIPVARIAGITQAAVTPTANDSTDADGSASVFSGTGAIVHLGPHAPAVIKQRAMMVAYLGVSGATRAGSSRAMALQKLRTALADAKDYSAWRITQPDTSEYSLSEADLIALQPVLAGDTPLLVYVNRASDMAGIVDLAAQFGIRLVIVGGAEGWLLADKLAATGTVVIVDASANLPTGFDHFNARLDNAALLAAAGVEVVLDANSSRHNHNARNITQAAGIAVANGLNWDTALRAVTLAPAKVYGVDDEVGSIEPGKRANIVVWRDDPFELSSFPAEVIIDGEIVPRVSRQTLLRDRYLATDDARPPAYRKP, encoded by the coding sequence ATGAAAATTCGCCACATCGCCCTCTCGCTCGCCCTGTTGCCGGGCGCATTGCTGGCAGAAACACTGGTCATCAGAAACGCGACTGTGCACACGGTCGGCCCGCAGGGCGTGCTGAAAAACGCCAGCATCGTCATCGACGATGGTCGTATTACGCACGTGGGCGAGCCGCTTCCGACTGGCCGTGATGACGCCATCGTCATCGACGCGCAAGGTCGCATGGTGACGCCAGGACTGTTCACGCCGCTCGGGCAACTGGGTCTGATCGAAGTCAAATCCGTTGGATCGTCTGTTGATTCCGTTCGTCGTGGCTTTCAGTTTTCCGCCTCGTTCGATGTTGCCACGGCCTTCAATCCGAACTCCACGCTGATCCCGGTCGCCAGAATCGCGGGCATCACACAGGCTGCGGTGACGCCGACGGCCAACGACAGCACGGACGCGGACGGCAGCGCCTCGGTATTCTCCGGCACCGGCGCCATCGTTCACCTTGGACCGCACGCGCCGGCCGTCATCAAACAACGGGCGATGATGGTTGCCTACCTCGGTGTCAGTGGCGCGACACGCGCCGGCTCGTCCCGGGCAATGGCACTGCAAAAACTGCGAACAGCGCTTGCCGATGCAAAGGACTACTCCGCGTGGAGAATCACACAGCCGGATACCAGCGAGTATTCACTAAGCGAGGCGGATCTCATCGCACTGCAACCCGTGCTCGCAGGCGATACGCCCTTGCTTGTTTACGTTAACCGCGCCAGCGACATGGCCGGCATCGTAGACCTCGCCGCTCAATTCGGCATCCGGCTTGTCATCGTCGGCGGTGCCGAAGGCTGGCTCCTGGCCGACAAACTGGCCGCGACCGGCACGGTGGTCATCGTCGATGCGAGCGCGAATCTGCCTACCGGCTTTGACCATTTCAATGCGCGCCTCGACAATGCCGCGTTGCTGGCTGCGGCGGGTGTGGAGGTAGTGCTCGATGCGAACAGCAGCCGCCACAATCACAATGCGCGCAACATTACTCAGGCAGCTGGCATCGCCGTCGCAAACGGTCTCAACTGGGACACTGCGCTCCGTGCAGTAACGCTTGCACCCGCCAAGGTCTACGGCGTTGATGACGAAGTCGGCAGTATCGAGCCAGGCAAGCGCGCCAACATTGTTGTTTGGCGCGACGACCCTTTTGAGCTGAGCAGTTTCCCTGCAGAGGTCATCATTGACGGGGAAATCGTACCGAGAGTGTCCCGGCAAACCTTATTGCGGGACCGCTACCTCGCAACTGACGATGCCCGACCGCCGGCCTACCGCAAGCCGTAA